A single region of the candidate division KSB1 bacterium genome encodes:
- a CDS encoding PA0069 family radical SAM protein, whose amino-acid sequence MQENLFTPSLPLIKGRAATHNPVNRFEPLLLEADPDWLEQEPEREIITQFFRDHTRDILSKNDSPDIPFTYSLNPYRGCEHGCIYCYARPTHEYLGFSSGVDFETKILVKPDAPKLLEKRFKSRSWVPQVIAFSGNTDCYQPVEKRLKLTRKCLEVFLKFRNPVGIITKNALILRDLDILQELAEYDLVATTLSVTTLDNALSRKMEPRTSAPLKRLEALEKLAAAGIPTGVNVAPVIPGLTEHEMPEILKEAAKRGVKSAAYILLRLPYAVKELFQGWAEKHFPDRANKMLHFVQETRAGRLNDPCFGSRMRGEGVRADTIERLFGVSCRKYGLNRERFSSLTTEHFRRTEMAQEELF is encoded by the coding sequence ATGCAGGAGAACTTATTTACACCCTCTCTGCCGTTGATCAAAGGTCGTGCCGCCACGCACAATCCTGTCAATCGGTTTGAGCCTTTATTGCTTGAAGCGGATCCTGATTGGTTGGAGCAGGAACCCGAGCGAGAAATAATAACCCAGTTTTTTCGGGATCATACCCGGGATATTTTATCTAAAAATGACAGCCCGGACATCCCTTTTACTTACAGCCTAAATCCCTACCGTGGCTGCGAACATGGCTGCATTTACTGTTATGCCCGTCCAACTCATGAGTATCTCGGTTTTTCATCGGGAGTGGATTTTGAGACCAAAATTTTGGTCAAACCAGATGCACCAAAATTACTTGAAAAGAGATTTAAATCGCGCAGTTGGGTGCCGCAGGTGATCGCTTTTTCAGGAAATACCGATTGCTACCAACCCGTCGAAAAACGGCTGAAACTGACCCGAAAATGTCTTGAAGTGTTTTTGAAGTTTCGCAACCCGGTGGGAATTATCACAAAAAACGCACTAATTCTCCGCGACCTCGATATTTTACAAGAATTGGCTGAATATGATTTGGTCGCGACCACCCTTTCAGTTACCACACTGGACAATGCTTTATCCCGCAAAATGGAGCCGAGAACTTCGGCGCCGCTAAAAAGGCTCGAAGCGTTAGAAAAACTCGCGGCAGCGGGAATCCCGACCGGCGTCAATGTCGCGCCGGTGATCCCCGGCTTGACAGAACACGAAATGCCGGAAATTTTGAAGGAAGCAGCTAAACGTGGCGTCAAAAGCGCTGCTTATATCTTGCTGCGATTGCCTTATGCTGTAAAGGAGCTGTTCCAGGGGTGGGCAGAAAAACATTTTCCGGATCGTGCCAATAAAATGCTGCACTTTGTTCAAGAAACGCGCGCCGGACGTTTAAACGATCCCTGCTTTGGCAGCCGGATGCGGGGAGAAGGCGTGCGGGCAGATACAATTGAGAGATTGTTTGGAGTGAGCTGTCGAAAATACGGTTTGAATCGGGAGCGATTCAGCAGCCTCACTACGGAGCATTTCCGCCGGACTGAAATGGCACAGGAGGAATTGTTTTAG
- a CDS encoding BamA/TamA family outer membrane protein, which translates to MKRQGHLLTLLAALAFAALLWASSAYAFQNPTKGSENENSQADEEDKKNILERTVRSVLAPRQAQIFGRPYTYYFFPIAFYHFETGLNLGFNTHWFSPKRDAFLYRLRLQVIASLKNNHKHNFVFEYPQLADSKFGFILRGEWERALQTHYFGLGNSSLNDRELTASGNENFIHKDFYVYTLKRPRLKLFLTYHIFPDIVFGFGGGFQSADPQPRDNPGESFLAVDRPFGYLGGSGKHLAFKINWDTRSNRVFPLAGFHTELSFEPNWASVNVERQTPNGLQKQSQNVTFSRYTFSDARFLPIKSKRLILANRIAFEAISGAAPYYEFGQFSGQRNTRALGGSQSLRGFRSRRFQDKIKLITLTELRFNYRPINLMSESFGMIFMAFFDSGRVWEKWSDLAFNDFHSTFGFGIWLNWDNNLIIRLDVGHSREETFFPFLRLNTAF; encoded by the coding sequence ATGAAGAGGCAGGGGCACCTTTTAACTCTGTTGGCGGCGTTGGCTTTTGCGGCACTTTTGTGGGCATCTTCAGCGTACGCTTTTCAAAATCCAACAAAAGGCAGCGAAAACGAAAATTCTCAAGCAGATGAAGAAGATAAAAAAAATATTTTAGAACGAACTGTGAGAAGTGTCCTGGCGCCCCGCCAGGCTCAGATTTTCGGCAGACCTTACACGTATTATTTCTTTCCGATTGCTTTCTATCACTTCGAAACCGGCCTAAACCTGGGTTTTAACACGCACTGGTTTTCGCCAAAAAGAGATGCATTTCTTTACCGGCTGCGCCTGCAGGTTATTGCTTCATTAAAAAATAATCACAAACATAATTTTGTTTTTGAATATCCGCAATTGGCAGATTCAAAGTTTGGATTTATCCTGAGAGGAGAGTGGGAGCGCGCCTTGCAGACGCATTATTTTGGCCTTGGCAACAGCAGTCTAAATGACAGGGAACTCACGGCCTCCGGCAATGAGAATTTTATTCATAAAGATTTTTATGTTTATACTCTGAAAAGGCCGCGCTTGAAACTTTTCCTTACCTACCACATTTTTCCCGATATTGTTTTCGGATTTGGGGGTGGATTTCAATCGGCTGACCCGCAACCGCGGGATAACCCAGGCGAGTCTTTTCTTGCCGTGGATCGCCCTTTCGGCTATCTCGGCGGCTCGGGAAAACATCTTGCTTTTAAAATTAATTGGGATACCCGAAGCAACCGGGTTTTTCCCCTGGCTGGATTTCATACCGAACTTTCATTTGAGCCAAACTGGGCTTCGGTGAATGTGGAAAGGCAGACTCCGAACGGCCTCCAAAAACAATCGCAAAACGTGACTTTTTCACGTTACACTTTTTCTGATGCACGTTTCCTGCCAATTAAATCCAAGCGGTTGATCCTTGCCAACCGAATTGCATTTGAAGCAATTTCCGGGGCTGCACCTTATTATGAGTTTGGTCAATTTTCCGGACAGAGGAATACCCGGGCGCTTGGTGGAAGCCAGTCTCTTCGCGGATTTAGAAGCCGGCGTTTTCAGGATAAAATTAAGCTGATTACGCTGACCGAGCTGCGGTTTAACTACCGGCCAATCAATCTGATGTCAGAGTCTTTCGGGATGATTTTTATGGCATTTTTTGACAGCGGCCGGGTCTGGGAAAAATGGTCGGATCTTGCCTTCAATGATTTTCATTCTACATTTGGGTTCGGTATCTGGCTGAACTGGGATAATAATCTCATTATTCGCTTGGATGTCGGCCATTCCAGGGAAGAAACTTTCTTTCCGTTCCTGCGACTTAATACTGCATTTTGA
- a CDS encoding metallophosphoesterase, which produces MVKSLIRKKQRVSQFVLPFRIPVLIGLYFFSAPASAYLQNSYFESTTSEVQKPQSTKFKFNGEYGLWVREHENQIEVNWITTEEDSGFLKVFKNGIQLYDVITESARSHRAAFDAIEESVLALQYGNFSSQADRHETIIELNKKETKNESVFTNIDSIYVLGDIHGRFDILIKLLQNAWVIDSNLNWIANQKHLVALGDIFDRGQDVTRTVWFLYKLERQAKEQGGQVHVVLGNHEIMTFGNDLRYLSVKEKLIADMYNISYSEMYSPRHSILGKWLAQKPGILKINKALFAHGGITPDYNAISIQAFNDSLKTFLQEEVFNYLVQDSIPTALVDSLQFYKRLAFFYSSNSVFWYRAYVGSDTLAKDLKKVLKNFKSNVHIVAHTPVRTIREFYDGKIVAVDLANAATEMLLLVRRDKNKFNRFKVMLDGKFEQL; this is translated from the coding sequence ATGGTGAAATCTCTTATCAGAAAAAAACAGAGGGTTAGTCAATTTGTACTCCCCTTTCGGATTCCTGTCCTAATTGGGCTTTATTTTTTTTCTGCTCCCGCATCAGCCTATCTTCAAAATAGCTACTTTGAATCAACAACCTCAGAAGTTCAAAAACCCCAATCGACAAAATTCAAATTTAATGGCGAATATGGATTATGGGTGCGCGAACATGAGAATCAGATAGAAGTAAACTGGATAACCACTGAAGAGGACTCAGGATTTCTTAAAGTATTCAAAAATGGAATTCAGCTTTATGATGTTATTACAGAGTCTGCCCGATCACACCGGGCTGCATTTGATGCCATTGAAGAATCCGTTTTAGCCCTGCAATATGGCAATTTTTCCAGCCAAGCCGATCGGCATGAAACCATTATCGAACTAAATAAGAAAGAAACAAAAAATGAAAGTGTGTTTACGAACATTGATTCAATATATGTATTGGGTGATATTCACGGCCGGTTCGACATCTTAATCAAGCTGCTGCAAAATGCATGGGTTATCGATTCAAATCTAAATTGGATCGCAAATCAAAAGCACCTGGTTGCGTTAGGGGATATCTTCGATCGTGGGCAAGATGTTACCAGAACGGTGTGGTTCCTTTACAAACTGGAGCGACAGGCAAAAGAACAAGGCGGCCAGGTTCATGTTGTATTGGGCAACCATGAGATTATGACTTTTGGCAACGATCTTCGTTACTTATCCGTGAAAGAAAAGCTTATTGCCGATATGTACAATATCAGCTATTCAGAAATGTACAGTCCGCGCCACTCGATTTTGGGAAAATGGCTGGCACAAAAACCCGGCATTCTCAAAATTAATAAAGCCTTATTTGCTCATGGCGGGATAACGCCTGATTACAATGCCATTTCAATCCAGGCATTTAATGATTCATTGAAAACGTTTTTGCAGGAAGAGGTCTTCAACTATTTGGTACAAGACTCCATTCCAACCGCCCTGGTTGATTCGCTGCAATTTTACAAAAGACTGGCTTTTTTTTACTCAAGCAACAGTGTTTTTTGGTACCGGGCCTACGTCGGCAGTGATACGTTGGCAAAAGACCTAAAAAAAGTGCTCAAAAATTTTAAAAGTAACGTTCATATTGTTGCGCATACTCCCGTAAGAACCATCAGAGAGTTTTATGATGGAAAAATAGTCGCGGTCGATTTGGCCAACGCGGCGACTGAAATGCTTTTGTTAGTTCGTAGAGACAAAAACAAATTCAACAGGTTTAAAGTAATGTTGGATGGTAAGTTTGAACAACTTTAG